From the Methanococcus voltae genome, the window TGTGAAGTGAATCCTTCTGAAGTACCCTCTCTTGCTTGAGCTTTATATATTGTTCCTGCCCCACTTCCTCCACTCGATGGTGTTGGTTCAGGTTCGGGCTCAGGGGTAGGTTCTGGTTCAGGCACCACTATTGTAACATTTATATTTTTACCAAATTCTGAAGTACATCTTTCGAATGTAGTTGTAGCAGATAACATTGTTGTATTATTGAAGGCATATGGCATTGTTGAAACATTGAAGGTTTTTTCAAAGTTTCCATTCTCATCCGCAATGATATCTCCAATGTAGAAATAACCTTCCCCGTAATAATTTCCATTATCTTCATTACCTACTAAATTATCTCCAACTTCTGAATTTTTCACAAAGAAAACTTCAACTTTTGCGTTGGCAAAGACTGAACTACCGTTATTAACTCCGATATATCCTGAGATTTTAAGTTCATCGTCTGTTAAATTTGCATACTCCATAATAGGGAAATCAACACCTCTATTAGGTATTGAACTACTTAATGTTCCAGTATTAGGAGTTACTTTTCCAATAAAATCAAAATCTTCATATAAATTAATCCCTAAGTATTTATTGTTCCATATTCTATTTTTAGATATTGTATTGTCTATACAACTATCCAAAGCACCTATTAAAGTAATACCTTCAACTTCATTGTCATGTATGCTATTATTTTCAATTGTTGCATTTATACAGCCTGCTAAATGTATTACTGAAGGGAATGAAGATTCAGTACCGTAATATCTCAATCTAAAGCCGGTTATTGGCTCTGAAAATTCTGATTTTGGTATTTTTACTTCATAAACCTGGTGTTTGTATGTTACTTTAGGTGTTAGTTGGAATCCGCCCAATCCATATTTTGTATTATAATCATCAATTCTGTATGATGATACATTGCTATCAGTTTTAAAATCAAACTCAACGAAATCTTTGCCGTATTCATTTGTGTTATCCGAAGCGACATCGAATGCTATGTAGTAGTAAGATTCGTCTTCCAATATGTAAAGGTAGTTTTCTGCATCAGGGTGTCCACTTGTTGATACCCAGTTAATTTTGTATTCTGTATCCATACCGTTTACTTCGTCTATTACTCCATCAACGGTTAAAGTACCTGCCTGTGTATTGAAATCTACGAATTGATTTAATATCGGATAGTTAACTGGTACACCGTGACCATATTCATTAGCTTTCATTGACAATTTTATTTTTGGGCTGTTTGCCAATTGTTCATCTGTTAAATTTATGCCCATGTGTACTTCTTTTCCACTTGTTACTGCAACGTTATTATCGTCAAATTTTACATCTTCTAATATATCTGTTTCATTTGTTAATTCATTTGACGAATCATATACATTTAATAAATTTTCTTCAGTATTGTATTCTTCTATTTTATTTATGATATCGTATGATTTTGCATAATCAGATGATAATTCATCATTCAAATTATTTTCTGAATCATATAAATCATATGAAACTTTTTCAATATCTGAAAATGGCGTATTTACAGGAATAATTTTTAATTTTATTTCCTTTTGAGGAATTATGTCAAAGTCATAAATTTCATAATTAGAATTATAGTGATAATTACCTATTTCTATCCATTCGTTATTTACATTTTGGAATATGTGGAATGTACTTATTGGTCTTCTAATATTTTTCATTACGTTATTTCTGCATATGAAATTATGTGTTTCGTAGAGATATATTGCTCCAGCGTCACTATCTTCAATTATACTATCTTCCAAAAGGAATTTATTACCATTCTGTGCCCTAATAGCAAGATATGAAATATTGAATGTACAATTCGTTACATTGAGTTCTTTACCCCTAAGGTGGTAAATTGAAGTTGAAAGAGTATCTCTAAAATTACAGTTTTTAACTGACATACGTGACCCACCTGTAAAAATACCATATTGTGTTGTAGACATATTTGTATTTTCAACTGTGATATTGTCATAATCTGAATCTATACCCTGTTGTGTAGCACTAAGCAATAAAGAATTGTTAACGGTGTAATCACAAGCTATAGAGTCTATAGATATAGTTGCACCAATTATGAAAACATTGTCTATTATAGAATTATTAGCACGAGCTAATCTAATACCTCGATCAAACGCTTTGAGTATGGTGTTTTTAATAGTGATGTTACTTAAATAACCTGGATTATTGGTAGAAATCCCAAAGTCGTTTACCCTATTACCCATTATTTGATGACCATTGCCATCTATGATAACATTGTTTACTTCAATATATATTGCATTAACCTCATTAAAACTTATATTTTCACTAAGTATGTACGTACCAGGAGTAGATATTGTATATGTACCCCCATTAAAGTCAGCTTGGCTAAGATATTGCTCCCCGCTTGACATACTTAGAGAAAACAAGGTTAAAATTACCATAATAATTATATATTTTTTCATAGTCTCCCCTTATAATATTAAATATTTTGTAAAAATAGAAATAATATATTCTACTAATTAAATTTAAGAATATAGTACATTATATAGGTTTTTAAATATATAAATTATATAGAATTATCCTGCAATAATAGAAAAATAGAATAGTGGAAAAATAGAATAATAATGATAAAATCCAAATCAATAAAGATAAAAAGTATAAAAATAAATTTATAAATAGAAATAACATTATTAATACTATTAATACTAATAATAAATATAATATATAAAATAAATAATGATTATAGTACTAACTTTTAGGGGGAGGAGCAATATGCAATACAAAAAGATATTAGTACCAACAGATGGTTCCGATGTATCTCTTGAAGCAATTGAACATGCGGTAGCAATAGCTAAAACTACAGGTGCTGAAATATTCGGGGTTTATGTGTTAGACACTACACCTTATACGGAAATACCTGCTGACGGATTATGGAGTAATTTAAAAGAGATACTCGAAGAAGAAGGAGACAACGCATTGCATCTTGTTGCAAAAGCTGCAAGAAAATATGATGTAGCATTTAAAAACCAAGTTTTAGAAGGAAATCCGGAAAAAGAAATCGTTGAATTTGCTGATAAAATTAACGCTGACCTTATTGTAATGGGTACAACAGGTAAAACTGGATTTGATAGACTTTTATTAGGTAGTGTTGCTGAAAGAGTTTTAAAACATACAAAATGCCCAGTTTTACTCGTTAAACAAAAAGAATAATCATTAATTCTTCTCTATTTTTTATAATTTTTGCAATTTATAATTTAACACTTTAAAAGTAGTTAAACCCAAATTCTGATTTTGTTTTGGATTTATAAATAAATAAAAATAGATAATTCGTTTTAAAGTACATTATAATGTTTATTTTAATATTGTACCTATTAACTATTTATATCTTGAAAATTAGAATAAAATAATATAAAAATGTTTATAAAATTTATTATAAAAGTTATTATAAAAATAAGTATATAAAAATTATTAAAATTATTACAATTATTAAGATTATCGGGAAAATATGACAGGACTTATAATTTGCGAAAAGCCAAATGTGGCAAAAAAGATAGCTGACGCCTTGGGGAAACCTAAAAAGAAATCACAAAACAAAGTTCCTTACTACGAAGTAGATAAACAGGGCAAAACTTATTATGTAGCGTCAGCTGTAGGTCATTTATACACGCTTATAGAAAAAAATAAAACCAAATTCGGCGACTATCCAACTTACGATATTGATTGGGCACCTGCTTCAACCGTTGAAGGTAAAGAATACGTTCAGAAATACATAAATGTGTTAAAAAAGCTTTCAAAAGAAGCTAATGAATACTATGTAGCTACGGACTGGGATATCGAAGGGGAATTAATCGGTTACCACGCTTTACATTATGCTTGCGGTCAAGATATCGCAAAAAGAATGAGATTTTCAAGTTTAACGAAAAAAGAAATCGTAAAATCTTTTGAAAATACTGACGGCATTGATTTTGGATTAGTTGATGCGGGAGACAGTAGACACAAAATAGACTGGTTTTTCGGCATTAACATCTCGAGAGCATTAATGCAAGCAATTAGCTCCGCTAAAAGATGGAAAACGATGAGTACGGGTAGAGTACAAGGTCCTGCACTTGCTTTTTTAGTTGAAAAGGAACTTGAAATACAAAAGTTTGTACCAGTCCCTTATTGGGTAATTAATGCTAACCTCATAAATAATAATGGAAACAGCGTAAGCGCTGATGAAGAAGCACCACTCATTGCTACACACGAAATAGATAAATTTTGGGATGAAGAAGAAGCAAATAAAGCATATGGCAATGTAGAAGGTCAAAAAGAAGCTATTGTAGAAGAAATCAAGAAAAATAAAAAGAAGATAAAACCTTATCCTCCGTTTGATTTAGGTACTCTACAAAGAGAAGCACACAATGCTTTTAGATATTCTCCAAAAAGAACACAGGAAATAGCTCAAAAGTTGTATGAAAAAGGTTATTGTTCATACCCGAGAACTAGCTCCCAAAAATTACCTAAAGATGCAGAATATATGAAGGAAGTTTTGAATAAGCTATTAAAAAGTAAGGAATACGGAAAATACGCTTCAGAAATTCTTGAAAAGAACTTGAAACCTATGGAAGGTAAAAAGGATGATCCTGCACACCCTGCAATTCACCCGGTAGATGTTCCTAAAGAAGCATTACCCGATGATGAACAAAAATTGTACAATTTAATTGCAAGAAGGGCACTTGCTGCATTCTGGGATGACGCAGAACGTGAATATTCAAAAGTAACCTTAGATATAAACGGCGAGAAGTTTAAATTAAGCGGTTCACGTACCACACACGAAGGCTGGCACGAAATCTATTACTTTACGAAATTTGATGAGAATGAACTTCCCGAAATGAAAAAAGGTACTGTATTATCCATAGAAAGTACGGAAAAACTTTCAAAAGAGACCAAACCACCTAAACGTTACACCATGGCCTCAATTATCAAAGAACTTGAAACAAGACAATTAGGTACTAAAGCTACAAGAGCCGATATTTTGGAAAAACTTACCAAAAGAGGCTACGTTATTGAAGACGGCTCCCTTAGTGTTACTGAATTAGGTATTGGGGTTATAGAAACTCTTAAAAAATACTGTCCTGAAATCGTAGAGGAAACACTTACTAGAGATTTAGAAGATAAGCTAGAAAAGATACAAGACCATAAAATAAAAAAAGAACAAGTTATTGAAGAAACTAAGGTAAAACTATCTCAAATTCTCGATGAATTTAGGAAAAAAGAGAAAGAAATAGGTAATGAACTTGTAGATAAAATCGATTCTACAAATAGGTCATTGCAAATTATTGGTAAATGTAAATGTGAGGGGGACCTCATAATTATTAAATATAAGGGCAAAAGCAGATTTGTAGGCTGTTCAAATTATCCAAACTGTGAGATTACATACCCACTTCCTCAAAAAGGAGCTATAAAAATACCAAATAAAGTTTGTGAAGTTTGTGGGCTCCCGATGATAAATTACATGGGCAAGGATTTATGTGTTAATATAGAATGTAGTTCGAGAATTTCAGAGGAAGATAAGAAATTACTTGAAAAAATTGAGAATGAAAAAGAAGATGAAAAGAAATGCCCTAAATGTGATGGGGTTTTAACCATTAAAAGAGGAGCTTTCGGCGTATTTAGGGGTTGTTCAAACTATCCGGAATGTAAATACACAGAAAACTTAAAAGGCGAATCCAATGAAAAAGAAGTAGTTGGAAAATGTCCTAAATGTGGTAGCGATTTAGTTAAGCGTAAAGGTAGATTTGGGGAATTTATCGGCTGTTCAAATTACCCGAAATGTAGGCACACTGAAAAAATCAAAAAGGAAGGGGAAGAAGATACAGTAGAAAAAAAGGAAACGAAGAAGGCTACTACTAAGAAAACAACCGCGAAAAAGACTGCTACTAAAACCACCAAAACTACAAAGCCTACAGCTAAAAAAACTGCTACTAAAAAGACTACAGCTAAAAAAGCAGATTCTAAAACCACTACAAAAGCAAAGAAAGCTACTACTAAGAAAAAAGAATAATTAATTTATAATTAAATAATAATTGCTAATTAATTACTAGTTAAATAATAATTAAATAATAGCTAAATAATAAATAATAAATAATAAAAAATAATTACTTCTCTTTTTTTAAGAATTCTAATTCATAATCTTTTGGAATATATTTTTTTAATTCACCATTTGGTCTTAATCCATATAATAACGCTTTATCGGTGTAATTTAATATTAAATTCATTATGTCGTTTGAATTTATTCTATAATATCCTTTTGAAAGTTCTATTTCATTAAATGCGTTTGTATTATCACTACCTACGCTATTGCCATATATTGCAATCGGTACCAATTCCCCAGAGTGTATTAAATTACCGGTTGAAGGCGTAGCATGGTCTCCGGTGATTATATATAAATTTTTATTATTATTTTCTGTTTCTTGGTTAATTTCATCCATTATAATCTTTAAATCGTTATCCAACTTTTCTAAGACGTTTACTTTATTAAAAGGGTTTTTTGTATGCCCTGCTTCATCAGGCTCTTTTGTATGGATATGTATAAAATCATAGTTTGAATTATTATTATTATTATTATTATGGATACTATCATAATTATTATTTTTAAATTTTAACCCTAATTTAAGAGCCTTTTTAAAATCTTTTTCATCATAATAATCCATTCTTAGTAATCTAGCCAAACCTTTAAAAAGACTACTATTTGCAATTATTACACCGTTTAAACCCCATTTTTCTTTAAAAGAAGGGATTTTTTTATAGCTACCTGCCCATTTTGTTAATAAAAAGTTTGCAAGAGATTTATTAGTACTTTTACGCTCCATATTTATTTTTTTGGACTCTAAAATATCATTACAAGCTATTAAATATTTATTTAATGCCTTTGATACATTTAAAGCATTCTGATATTCCTCAAAGGTTTCTATCAACTCAATGACTGGTTTAACCTTTATAACGTGTCTATTCCTATAAAATGGATCACTATCTGAAATTTTAGATGATATAACATTGTTTTCACAGTTTAAACCATTTTTTAAACTACAAAATTCATCATATGTTAATTCTAGCGTTAAATTAGATTTATATTCGTCAAATTTATCCAAATTGGGAATATTATTATTAATATTGTTATTAGATTTATTAGATTTATTAGATTTATTAGTTTTATTAGATTTATTAGTTTTATTATTGGTATTATTTAACTTTGAAATTTCTAAAATACTATGTATACCCTGCATATGATGTATTTTAAACAAATAACCGTCTATTTCAATATTGGAAATAGATTTTAATAACTCTGAAATTTCTTGATTGTTTATGTCTTTTGTTCGCCTATCTAGAACCATATATCCGTTTTCTTCTTCAGTATATTCTACATGTCCTAAAGTAGCTCTTAAATATATCGAATCAGTTTTTAAGTCTAAATCTTCACCTAACGCCTCTATCACGCCTCTTCCAGGGAACTGATTGATTTCATAGCCCCAAAGTAAAAAATGAGCTACTTCCGTCCCCAAAGGTACCCCTATTTTTTGAGGGCACATTAAACCAGTTAGAGAATTTTTTGCAAATTTATCCAAATTGGGAATATTTGCATACTGTAAAGGCGTTTTACCACCCAAATCGTTGGAAGGTCTATCTGCAACGCCGTCAAGTAATATAACGATTGCTTTCATTTTTTTACCTACTTTTTAAAATAATTAAAAATAATCGAAAGAGTATATTAAAATAATTAAATTAGTTAATTACTTAAAATAATTAGAATATTTAGGTATTTGTGGCATTTTAGTAATTTGGATAGTCCTTTTTACATGCTTTTTCAAAATACTTTGCTACAACTCCCGTGTAGTCAAAATTACCCCGATAACCGTTGTGTAACAAATCCTTACAAACTACTTCCACATATTCCTTGTAAATATTTTCAATATCCTCTAAGTGACATTTCCGCTCATTTACTGTACCGTCAATATTTCTATAGTTTTTACTAAACATGCACGTGAGCTGACTAGCATCCTGCTCCCAGTCTTCATTTATGATATCTTTGATTTCAGAGCCCTTTTCAATGTCTTTAATGGGATATAACATTTCGACGTCGAATTCTTTTGCAATATTTGTATAAACTTCAAAAGCGACTGCGATTTGGTCAATTTTATAATTATTGTCGTGTTTAATTCTATCTCCTGAAATAATTTTTTTACCCAATTTGTTAGCCAATGGAACTCTTAAAGTTCTTAAATAAGCGTGGCAACCCATGCAAGGAGAATAATAGTAGAATTTATCCCCGATTAATGA encodes:
- a CDS encoding right-handed parallel beta-helix repeat-containing protein encodes the protein MKKYIIIMVILTLFSLSMSSGEQYLSQADFNGGTYTISTPGTYILSENISFNEVNAIYIEVNNVIIDGNGHQIMGNRVNDFGISTNNPGYLSNITIKNTILKAFDRGIRLARANNSIIDNVFIIGATISIDSIACDYTVNNSLLLSATQQGIDSDYDNITVENTNMSTTQYGIFTGGSRMSVKNCNFRDTLSTSIYHLRGKELNVTNCTFNISYLAIRAQNGNKFLLEDSIIEDSDAGAIYLYETHNFICRNNVMKNIRRPISTFHIFQNVNNEWIEIGNYHYNSNYEIYDFDIIPQKEIKLKIIPVNTPFSDIEKVSYDLYDSENNLNDELSSDYAKSYDIINKIEEYNTEENLLNVYDSSNELTNETDILEDVKFDDNNVAVTSGKEVHMGINLTDEQLANSPKIKLSMKANEYGHGVPVNYPILNQFVDFNTQAGTLTVDGVIDEVNGMDTEYKINWVSTSGHPDAENYLYILEDESYYYIAFDVASDNTNEYGKDFVEFDFKTDSNVSSYRIDDYNTKYGLGGFQLTPKVTYKHQVYEVKIPKSEFSEPITGFRLRYYGTESSFPSVIHLAGCINATIENNSIHDNEVEGITLIGALDSCIDNTISKNRIWNNKYLGINLYEDFDFIGKVTPNTGTLSSSIPNRGVDFPIMEYANLTDDELKISGYIGVNNGSSVFANAKVEVFFVKNSEVGDNLVGNEDNGNYYGEGYFYIGDIIADENGNFEKTFNVSTMPYAFNNTTMLSATTTFERCTSEFGKNINVTIVVPEPEPTPEPEPEPTPSSGGSGAGTIYKAQAREGTSEGFTS
- a CDS encoding universal stress protein, encoding MQYKKILVPTDGSDVSLEAIEHAVAIAKTTGAEIFGVYVLDTTPYTEIPADGLWSNLKEILEEEGDNALHLVAKAARKYDVAFKNQVLEGNPEKEIVEFADKINADLIVMGTTGKTGFDRLLLGSVAERVLKHTKCPVLLVKQKE
- the topA gene encoding DNA topoisomerase I, which produces MTGLIICEKPNVAKKIADALGKPKKKSQNKVPYYEVDKQGKTYYVASAVGHLYTLIEKNKTKFGDYPTYDIDWAPASTVEGKEYVQKYINVLKKLSKEANEYYVATDWDIEGELIGYHALHYACGQDIAKRMRFSSLTKKEIVKSFENTDGIDFGLVDAGDSRHKIDWFFGINISRALMQAISSAKRWKTMSTGRVQGPALAFLVEKELEIQKFVPVPYWVINANLINNNGNSVSADEEAPLIATHEIDKFWDEEEANKAYGNVEGQKEAIVEEIKKNKKKIKPYPPFDLGTLQREAHNAFRYSPKRTQEIAQKLYEKGYCSYPRTSSQKLPKDAEYMKEVLNKLLKSKEYGKYASEILEKNLKPMEGKKDDPAHPAIHPVDVPKEALPDDEQKLYNLIARRALAAFWDDAEREYSKVTLDINGEKFKLSGSRTTHEGWHEIYYFTKFDENELPEMKKGTVLSIESTEKLSKETKPPKRYTMASIIKELETRQLGTKATRADILEKLTKRGYVIEDGSLSVTELGIGVIETLKKYCPEIVEETLTRDLEDKLEKIQDHKIKKEQVIEETKVKLSQILDEFRKKEKEIGNELVDKIDSTNRSLQIIGKCKCEGDLIIIKYKGKSRFVGCSNYPNCEITYPLPQKGAIKIPNKVCEVCGLPMINYMGKDLCVNIECSSRISEEDKKLLEKIENEKEDEKKCPKCDGVLTIKRGAFGVFRGCSNYPECKYTENLKGESNEKEVVGKCPKCGSDLVKRKGRFGEFIGCSNYPKCRHTEKIKKEGEEDTVEKKETKKATTKKTTAKKTATKTTKTTKPTAKKTATKKTTAKKADSKTTTKAKKATTKKKE
- a CDS encoding alkaline phosphatase family protein; the encoded protein is MKAIVILLDGVADRPSNDLGGKTPLQYANIPNLDKFAKNSLTGLMCPQKIGVPLGTEVAHFLLWGYEINQFPGRGVIEALGEDLDLKTDSIYLRATLGHVEYTEEENGYMVLDRRTKDINNQEISELLKSISNIEIDGYLFKIHHMQGIHSILEISKLNNTNNKTNKSNKTNKSNKSNKSNNNINNNIPNLDKFDEYKSNLTLELTYDEFCSLKNGLNCENNVISSKISDSDPFYRNRHVIKVKPVIELIETFEEYQNALNVSKALNKYLIACNDILESKKINMERKSTNKSLANFLLTKWAGSYKKIPSFKEKWGLNGVIIANSSLFKGLARLLRMDYYDEKDFKKALKLGLKFKNNNYDSIHNNNNNNNSNYDFIHIHTKEPDEAGHTKNPFNKVNVLEKLDNDLKIIMDEINQETENNNKNLYIITGDHATPSTGNLIHSGELVPIAIYGNSVGSDNTNAFNEIELSKGYYRINSNDIMNLILNYTDKALLYGLRPNGELKKYIPKDYELEFLKKEK